In one Rhinopithecus roxellana isolate Shanxi Qingling chromosome 1, ASM756505v1, whole genome shotgun sequence genomic region, the following are encoded:
- the CCK gene encoding cholecystokinin, whose product MNSGVRLCVLMAVLAAGALTQPVPPAEPAGSGLQRAEEAPRRQLRAVQRTDGESRAHLGALLARYIQQARKAPSGRMSIIKNLQNLDPSHRISDRDYMGWMDFGRRSAEEYEYPS is encoded by the exons ATGAACAGCGGCGTGCGCCTGTGCGTACTGATGGCGGTTCTGGCCGCTGGCGCCCTGACGCAGCCGGTGCCTCCCGCAGAGCCCGCGGGCTCCGGGCTGCAGCGGGCAGAGGAGGCGCCCCGTAGGCAGCTGAGGGCAGTGCAGAGAACGGACGGGGAGTCCCGAGCGCACCTGGGCGCGCTGCTGGCAAGATACATCCAGCAAGCCAGGAAAG CTCCTTCTGGACGAATGTCCATCATTAAGAACCTGCAGAACCTGGACCCCAGCCACAGGATAAGTGACCGGGACTACATGGGCTGGATGGATTTTGGCCGTCGCAGTGCCGAGGAGTATGAGTACCCCTCCTAG